One region of Aurantimonas sp. HBX-1 genomic DNA includes:
- a CDS encoding endonuclease domain-containing protein — protein MAMTRLEAKAHRARRAIAAQTTALEEHLWRGIRAIPGEGVHFRRQVVIGPYLADFVSHRLRLVIEVDGAQHARPDQQAKDAARDRWLGERGYDVLRFANSAVRADIAAVLGAIGAAVDARRHLPPGAEPAPPEIVGRRRPRPKPGTS, from the coding sequence ATGGCGATGACCCGCCTCGAGGCCAAGGCGCATCGCGCCCGCCGCGCCATCGCCGCGCAGACCACCGCGCTGGAGGAGCACCTCTGGCGCGGCATCCGCGCCATCCCGGGCGAGGGAGTTCATTTCCGGCGCCAGGTGGTGATCGGGCCGTATCTCGCCGACTTCGTCTCGCATCGCCTGCGCCTCGTCATCGAGGTCGACGGCGCCCAGCATGCCCGCCCCGACCAGCAGGCCAAGGACGCGGCGCGCGACCGCTGGCTCGGCGAGCGCGGCTATGACGTGCTGCGCTTTGCCAACAGTGCTGTCCGCGCCGACATCGCGGCGGTGCTGGGCGCGATCGGGGCCGCGGTCGATGCGCGGCGGCATTTGCCACCCGGCGCGGAACCGGCACCGCCGGAGATCGTCGGCAGGAGGCGGCCGCGGCCGAAGCCCGGCACCTCCTGA